One part of the Malus sylvestris chromosome 2, drMalSylv7.2, whole genome shotgun sequence genome encodes these proteins:
- the LOC126607955 gene encoding TMV resistance protein N-like isoform X2, which translates to MANQLVPSSSLSSTPSWEYDVFLSFRGEDTRTNFTDHLYSALVRHGIRTFLDDSELPPGEEIAPTLLKAIENSRISVIVFSENYASSRWCLDELVHILECRESKGQMTMPIFYKVDPSDVRNQKSSYGVAIAVPSRKYENDPEKVQGWRTALTKAANLKGYTLKEKEYETKFINDIVEEISTQVLNRTYLHVSDCPVGIESCAKEVEVLLDVGGNDRRVVGIWGTSGIGKTTIAKDVYNAIAHKFEGSCFLADVSETSASREGLIQLQKTLLSKILGGAELNFVNAHEGTSLIKNRLRQKKILLILDDVDKLEQLKDWVDVDCFGEGSRVIITTKDRKLLKFYGGQWIYEVKKLEDDKALKLFSWNAFKRNRPPDDYLSLARRAIVHAQGLPLALNLISSYLRNESIGRWQAVLNSYDSYVGEPYTDIQITLRKTYDAWDYDLQQVFLDIACFFKGENKDYVLQVLSSSTLNVHEDCINVLVEKAIITIEGNRILMHDLLQKMGKKIVYEESPTEPGKRSRVWYHEDVYNVLTENQGTEKIRSIVVELPKSDEIPLNPESFLRMVKLEIFINRNAYFSGRVDYLPNSLRWIDLRGRSLGGRVLRNIKHMVVLNLSSNFHPRHVVCFNVPHSGIRQLKRFKNLAKLTRMNLSGCEFLEKMPDLSGSPNITELDLSGCTSLVEVDDSVGFLDKLESLRLSGCSKLTRFATRLGLRSLIWLNLSGCTRLERFPEIEKNKMKSLKYLYMGQSGIRELPSSIAYLTGLWQLNACGCELQNVPDLSGSPNIRELDLSYCTSLVEVDDSVGFLDKLESLCLSGCFELTRFPTRLGSRSLRTLSLSGCRRLESFPEISNSLKCLYIGESGIRELPPIAYFTGLETLNANGCELQNIQLLPDGKKVKFDEVSSRLSLNLSGCKLSESDFFVPLDCWSTLRELDLSRNNFVSLPDCISEAVNLKKLYLCDCKRLREIPVLPPKLEELYLDGCTSLDKIPKLPPRLGRLRLRNCSGLSGDEVAKLLVAKLENEWLNEEIDLSRNNFVSLPDCISKAVNLLTLDLSDCKWLREIPVLPPRLWQLDLDGCTSLEKIPKLPPSLEELRLCNCSGLSGDEVAKLENNLLKEDILVARLENNKEIYSEAQLSIIYPGNEVPKWFSYTSNHPTTIQPLPGYEWDEYERKEEFVGGSEYRFEIPLKLQEGEKLLGLALSYVLEPFTNDEYPEDSEILIDGKILVDHFRFYRGDLKATHVRLALVDELWYDEDMDICQVEFLFPKGCPIKSCGVHCLLRNQDSGSSYSEDEEDEEQEQEQPSDSDIEEDEDPMQRAQFQQQQQQQQQQQQQQLRQQQFQQPMQPVSSIKRPYDGGVCDHRLRQYLDHQRQRPAVNQLDQVAQKCQSTIADSGSDGISQQDLQTNSNMVPTAGRQLAKSLEMQISEVVNSMKDLVDFCRENKVGPIEALKVYPRHASANIDNSTGGGVNNTYNQRAPDLPSNLHLQEDGFFNSNPDDNMYPQISSDIVLRPTSSLGKRPHPRGSSDIVDDEYDHPKRRQIDIEEEEEQEQPSASDDPQFQIS; encoded by the exons ATGGCCAATCAACTtgtcccttcttcttccttaagCAGTACTCCTTCATGGGAATACGATGTCTTTTTGAGCTTTAGAGGTGAGGATACACGCACCAATTTTACAGATCATCTATACAGTGCCTTGGTCCGTCACGGAATCCGCACCTTTCTTGATGATAGTGAACTTCCACCAGGAGAAGAAATAGCACCAACGCTTCTCAAAGCAATTGAAAACTCGAGAATTTCTGTCATCGTGTTCTCTGAAAACTATGCATCTTCAAGATGGTGCTTGGACGAGCTCGTACATATCCTTGAATGTAGAGAGTCAAAGGGACAAATGACAATGCCAATCTTCTACAAGGTGGATCCATCGGATGTCCGAAACCAAAAAAGTAGTTATGGTGTTGCGATTGCTGTTCCTAGCCGCAAATATGAGAATGACCCGGAGAAGGTGCAAGGATGGAGGACAGCTCTTACAAAAGCAGCAAATCTGAAAGGATATACTCTCAAAGAGAAAGA GTATGAAACTAAATTTATTAACGACATCGTTGAGGAGATTTCAACCCAAGTATTAAATCGCACATATTTGCATGTGTCTGACTGCCCAGTTGGAATAGAGTCTTGTGCAAAAGAGGTGGAAGTGCTTTTAGATGTCGGTGGAAATGATCGTCGTGTAGTTGGGATTTGGGGGACATCTGGAATAGGCAAGACAACAATTGCAAAAGATGTTTATAATGCAATTGCTCATAAGTTTGAAGGCAGTTGTTTCCTGGCAGATGTTAGTGAAACATCGGCATCACGTGAAGGCCTAATCCAACTACAGAAGACTCTTCTATCTAAAATTCTTGGTGGTGCGGAGTTGAACTTTGTCAATGCTCATGAAGGAACCAGTCTTATTAAGAATCGGTTGAGACAAAAGAAGATTCTCTTAATTCTTGATGACGTGGATAAATTGGAGCAGTTAAAAGACTGGGTCGATGTCGATTGTTTCGGTGAGGGTAGCAGAGTGATCATAACCACAAAAGATAGAAAATTGCTAAAATTTTATGGAGGTCAGTGGATATATGAAGTCAAAAAGTTAGAAGACGACAAAGCACTTAAGCTTTTTAGTTGGAATGCCTTCAAAAGAAATAGACCTCCAGATGATTATTTGAGCCTCGCACGACGTGCAATAGTCCATGCTCAAGGCCTTCCGTTGGCTCTTAATCTTATAAGTTCTTATCTGCGCAATGAAAGTATAGGTCGTTGGCAAGCTGTATTGAACAGTTACGATTCTTACGTTGGAGAACCTTATACAGATATTCAAATAACACTTCGAAAAACTTATGATGCCTGGGATTATGACTTGCAACAAGTTTTCCTAGACATTGCATGTTTTTTTAAGGGTGAAAATAAAGACTACGTGTTACAAGTGTTAAGCAGTTCGACGCTCAATGTACATGAAGATTGTATTAATGTACTCGTTGAGAAAGCCATTATAACTATTGAAGGTAATCGGATTTTGATGCATGACTTGCTACAAAAAATGGGTAAGAAAATAGTTTACGAAGAATCGCCCACTGAACCAGGCAAGCGAAGCAGGGTGTGGTATCATGAAGATGTGTACAATGTTCTAACTGAAAACCAA ggaacGGAGAAAATTAGAAGCATTGTGGTGGAGCTGCCCAAATCAGATGAGATACCCTTGAATCCAGAAAGTTTTTTGAGGATGgtaaaacttgaaatttttatAAATCGGAATGCATATTTTTCTGGACGTGTTGATTATTTGCCCAACAGTTTAAGGTGGATTGACTTGCGTGGACGATCCTTGGGTGGACGAGTCTTGCGTAATATTAAGCATATGGTTGTGCTCAATTTGTCGTCCAATTTTCATCCAAGACATGTTGTTTGTTTTAATGTGCCACACAGTGGCATAAGACAATTGAAGAGATTTAAG AATTTGGCAAAGCTTACACGGATGAATTTAAGCGGTTGcgaatttttggaaaaaatgCCTGACTTATCTGGAAGCCCAAACATAACTGAGTTGGATCTAAGTGGCTGCACAAGTTTGGTCGAGGTTGATGATTCGGTTGGATTCCTCGATAAACTTGAAAGTTTACGTCTTTCTGGGTGCTCTAAGCTTACAAGGTTTGCAACAAGACTTGGATTGAGATCCCTTATATGGCTTAATCTTAGTGGTTGCACAAGGCTGGAGAGATTTCCAGAAATAGAGAAGAACAAGATGAAATCTTTGAAGTATTTGTATATGGGACAAAGTGGCATAAGAGAATTGCCTTCATCAATTGCGTATCTTACTGGGCTTTGGCAGTTGAACGCATGTGGTTGTGAGTTGCAAAATGTCCCCGACTTATCCGGAAGTCCAAACATAAGGGAGTTGGATCTAAGTTACTGCACAAGTTTGGTCGAGGTTGATGATTCGGTTGGATTCCTCGATAAACTTGAAAGTTTGTGTCTTTCTGGGTGCTTTGAGCTTACAAGGTTTCCAACAAGACTTGGATCGAGGTCCCTAagaacactttctctctcaggTTGCAGAAGGCTCGAGAGTTTCCCAGAAATATCCAACTCCCTAAAATGTTTGTATATAGGAGAAAGTGGCATAAGAGAATTGCCACCAATTGCTTATTTTACTGGGCTTGAGACATTGAACGCAAATGGTTGTGAGTTGCAAAATATCCAACTCCTCCCTGATGGAAAGAAGGTGAAGTTTGATGAAGTTTCATCCAGGCTGTCTCTTAATCTTTCAGGATGCAAGTTATCAGAAAGTGATTTCTTTGTGCCTCTTGATTGCTGGTCCACATTAAGAGAACTTGATCTGTCGAGAAACAATTTTGTTAGCCTTCCGGATTGTATTAGCGAAGCTGTCAACTTGAAGAAACTTTACTTGTGCGATTGCAAGAGGCTTCGAGAAATTCCAGTCCTTCCACCAAAACTAGAAGAGTTATATCTGGATGGTTGCACATCATTGGACAAAATTCCAAAACTGCCCCCGAGGCTTGGGCGTCTTAGATTGCGTAACTGCTCTGGACTAAGTGGTGATGAGGTGGCAAAGTTGTTAGTGGCAAAGTTGGAAAACGAGTGGTTGAATGAG GAAATTGATCTGTCAAGAAACAATTTTGTTAGCCTTCCGGATTGTATTAGCAAAGCTGTCAACTTGTTGACTCTTGACTTGTCGGATTGCAAGTGGCTTCGAGAAATTCCAGTCCTTCCACCAAGACTATGGCAGTTAGATCTGGATGGCTGCACATCATTGGAGAAAATTCCAAAACTGCCCCCGAGCCTTGAGGAGCTTAGATTGTGTAACTGCTCTGGACTAAGTGGTGATGAGGTGGCAAAGTTGGAAAACAACTTGTTGAAAGAG GATATATTGGTGGCAAGGTTGGAAAACAATAAA GAAATATATTCGGAAGCTCAATTGAGCATTATTTACCCAGGCAATGAAGTTCCAAAGTGGTTCAGCTATACCTCTAACCATCCCACAACCATTCAACCTCTACCAGGATATGAATGGGATGAATATGAGAGGAAAGAAGAATTTGTTGGAGGCAGTGAATATCGTTTTGAAATTCCTCTAAAATTACAAGAGGGGGAGAAGTTATTAGGATTGGCTCTATCTTATGTTCTTGAACCATTTACTAATGATGAATATCCTGAAGATTCGGAAATTTTGATCGACGGAAAAATACTTGTGGACCATTTTAGATTCTATCGTGGGGACTTAAAGGCAACTCATGTGAGGCTTGCGTTAGTTGATGAACTTTGGTATGATGAGGACATGGATATTTGTCAAGTTGAATTTCTTTTCCCCAAAGGGTGTCCCATTAAAAGCTGCGGCGTGCACTGCCTATTGCGCAACCAAGACAGTGGATCCTCATATTCGGAGGATGAGGAGGATGAGGAGCAAGAGCAAGAGCAACCGTCCGACTCAGATATTGAGGAGGATGAGGATCCAATGCAGAGAGCCCAATttcagcagcagcaacagcaacaacagcaacaacaacagcagCAGTTGAGACAACAGCAATTTCAACAACCAATGCAGCCAGTATCTTCCATTAAGCGTCCCTATGATGGTGGTGTATGTGATCATAGGCTGAGGCAATATTTAGATCATCAGCGGCAACGGCCTGCT GTGAATCAGTTGGATCAAGTTGCTCAGAAATGCCAAAGCACAATAGCTGACAGTGGATCTGATGGGATTTCTCAGCAGGATCTACAAACAAACAGCAATAT GGTACCGACAGCTGGACGGCAGCTCGCAAAGAGTTTGGAGATGCAG ATCTCAGAGGTTGTCAATAGCATGAAGGACTTGGTTGACTTCTGCAGGGAGAACAAAGTTGGGCCAATTG AGGCCTTGAAGGTTTATCCTCGGCATGCCAGTGCAAACATCGACAATTCCACAGGTGGTGGTGTTAACAACACATACAACCAAAGAGCCCCGGATTTACCCTCAAACCTTCACTTGCAAGAGGACGGTTTTTTTAACAGCAATCCTGACGATAACATGTATCCTCAGATATCGTCAGATATCGTCTTGAGACCAACGAGTAGTCTTGGGAAGAGGCCCCATCCACGTGGATCCTCAGATATCGTCGATGATGAATATGATCATCCAAAACGCAGGCAGATTGATattgaggaggaagaggagcaAGAGCAACCGTCTGCTTCAGATGATCCGCAATTTCAGATTTCTTAG
- the LOC126607955 gene encoding TMV resistance protein N-like isoform X5 has translation MANQLVPSSSLSSTPSWEYDVFLSFRGEDTRTNFTDHLYSALVRHGIRTFLDDSELPPGEEIAPTLLKAIENSRISVIVFSENYASSRWCLDELVHILECRESKGQMTMPIFYKVDPSDVRNQKSSYGVAIAVPSRKYENDPEKVQGWRTALTKAANLKGYTLKEKEYETKFINDIVEEISTQVLNRTYLHVSDCPVGIESCAKEVEVLLDVGGNDRRVVGIWGTSGIGKTTIAKDVYNAIAHKFEGSCFLADVSETSASREGLIQLQKTLLSKILGGAELNFVNAHEGTSLIKNRLRQKKILLILDDVDKLEQLKDWVDVDCFGEGSRVIITTKDRKLLKFYGGQWIYEVKKLEDDKALKLFSWNAFKRNRPPDDYLSLARRAIVHAQGLPLALNLISSYLRNESIGRWQAVLNSYDSYVGEPYTDIQITLRKTYDAWDYDLQQVFLDIACFFKGENKDYVLQVLSSSTLNVHEDCINVLVEKAIITIEGNRILMHDLLQKMGKKIVYEESPTEPGKRSRVWYHEDVYNVLTENQGTEKIRSIVVELPKSDEIPLNPESFLRMVKLEIFINRNAYFSGRVDYLPNSLRWIDLRGRSLGGRVLRNIKHMVVLNLSSNFHPRHVVCFNVPHSGIRQLKRFKNLAKLTRMNLSGCEFLEKMPDLSGSPNITELDLSGCTSLVEVDDSVGFLDKLESLRLSGCSKLTRFATRLGLRSLIWLNLSGCTRLERFPEIEKNKMKSLKYLYMGQSGIRELPSSIAYLTGLWQLNACGCELQNVPDLSGSPNIRELDLSYCTSLVEVDDSVGFLDKLESLCLSGCFELTRFPTRLGSRSLRTLSLSGCRRLESFPEISNSLKCLYIGESGIRELPPIAYFTGLETLNANGCELQNIQLLPDGKKVKFDEVSSRLSLNLSGCKLSESDFFVPLDCWSTLRELDLSRNNFVSLPDCISEAVNLKKLYLCDCKRLREIPVLPPKLEELYLDGCTSLDKIPKLPPRLGRLRLRNCSGLSGDEVAKLLVAKLENEWLNEEIYSEAQLSIIYPGNEVPKWFSYTSNHPTTIQPLPGYEWDEYERKEEFVGGSEYRFEIPLKLQEGEKLLGLALSYVLEPFTNDEYPEDSEILIDGKILVDHFRFYRGDLKATHVRLALVDELWYDEDMDICQVEFLFPKGCPIKSCGVHCLLRNQDSGSSYSEDEEDEEQEQEQPSDSDIEEDEDPMQRAQFQQQQQQQQQQQQQQLRQQQFQQPMQPVSSIKRPYDGGVCDHRLRQYLDHQRQRPAVNQLDQVAQKCQSTIADSGSDGISQQDLQTNSNMVPTAGRQLAKSLEMQVYAIAISEVVNSMKDLVDFCRENKVGPIEALKVYPRHASANIDNSTGGGVNNTYNQRAPDLPSNLHLQEDGFFNSNPDDNMYPQISSDIVLRPTSSLGKRPHPRGSSDIVDDEYDHPKRRQIDIEEEEEQEQPSASDDPQFQIS, from the exons ATGGCCAATCAACTtgtcccttcttcttccttaagCAGTACTCCTTCATGGGAATACGATGTCTTTTTGAGCTTTAGAGGTGAGGATACACGCACCAATTTTACAGATCATCTATACAGTGCCTTGGTCCGTCACGGAATCCGCACCTTTCTTGATGATAGTGAACTTCCACCAGGAGAAGAAATAGCACCAACGCTTCTCAAAGCAATTGAAAACTCGAGAATTTCTGTCATCGTGTTCTCTGAAAACTATGCATCTTCAAGATGGTGCTTGGACGAGCTCGTACATATCCTTGAATGTAGAGAGTCAAAGGGACAAATGACAATGCCAATCTTCTACAAGGTGGATCCATCGGATGTCCGAAACCAAAAAAGTAGTTATGGTGTTGCGATTGCTGTTCCTAGCCGCAAATATGAGAATGACCCGGAGAAGGTGCAAGGATGGAGGACAGCTCTTACAAAAGCAGCAAATCTGAAAGGATATACTCTCAAAGAGAAAGA GTATGAAACTAAATTTATTAACGACATCGTTGAGGAGATTTCAACCCAAGTATTAAATCGCACATATTTGCATGTGTCTGACTGCCCAGTTGGAATAGAGTCTTGTGCAAAAGAGGTGGAAGTGCTTTTAGATGTCGGTGGAAATGATCGTCGTGTAGTTGGGATTTGGGGGACATCTGGAATAGGCAAGACAACAATTGCAAAAGATGTTTATAATGCAATTGCTCATAAGTTTGAAGGCAGTTGTTTCCTGGCAGATGTTAGTGAAACATCGGCATCACGTGAAGGCCTAATCCAACTACAGAAGACTCTTCTATCTAAAATTCTTGGTGGTGCGGAGTTGAACTTTGTCAATGCTCATGAAGGAACCAGTCTTATTAAGAATCGGTTGAGACAAAAGAAGATTCTCTTAATTCTTGATGACGTGGATAAATTGGAGCAGTTAAAAGACTGGGTCGATGTCGATTGTTTCGGTGAGGGTAGCAGAGTGATCATAACCACAAAAGATAGAAAATTGCTAAAATTTTATGGAGGTCAGTGGATATATGAAGTCAAAAAGTTAGAAGACGACAAAGCACTTAAGCTTTTTAGTTGGAATGCCTTCAAAAGAAATAGACCTCCAGATGATTATTTGAGCCTCGCACGACGTGCAATAGTCCATGCTCAAGGCCTTCCGTTGGCTCTTAATCTTATAAGTTCTTATCTGCGCAATGAAAGTATAGGTCGTTGGCAAGCTGTATTGAACAGTTACGATTCTTACGTTGGAGAACCTTATACAGATATTCAAATAACACTTCGAAAAACTTATGATGCCTGGGATTATGACTTGCAACAAGTTTTCCTAGACATTGCATGTTTTTTTAAGGGTGAAAATAAAGACTACGTGTTACAAGTGTTAAGCAGTTCGACGCTCAATGTACATGAAGATTGTATTAATGTACTCGTTGAGAAAGCCATTATAACTATTGAAGGTAATCGGATTTTGATGCATGACTTGCTACAAAAAATGGGTAAGAAAATAGTTTACGAAGAATCGCCCACTGAACCAGGCAAGCGAAGCAGGGTGTGGTATCATGAAGATGTGTACAATGTTCTAACTGAAAACCAA ggaacGGAGAAAATTAGAAGCATTGTGGTGGAGCTGCCCAAATCAGATGAGATACCCTTGAATCCAGAAAGTTTTTTGAGGATGgtaaaacttgaaatttttatAAATCGGAATGCATATTTTTCTGGACGTGTTGATTATTTGCCCAACAGTTTAAGGTGGATTGACTTGCGTGGACGATCCTTGGGTGGACGAGTCTTGCGTAATATTAAGCATATGGTTGTGCTCAATTTGTCGTCCAATTTTCATCCAAGACATGTTGTTTGTTTTAATGTGCCACACAGTGGCATAAGACAATTGAAGAGATTTAAG AATTTGGCAAAGCTTACACGGATGAATTTAAGCGGTTGcgaatttttggaaaaaatgCCTGACTTATCTGGAAGCCCAAACATAACTGAGTTGGATCTAAGTGGCTGCACAAGTTTGGTCGAGGTTGATGATTCGGTTGGATTCCTCGATAAACTTGAAAGTTTACGTCTTTCTGGGTGCTCTAAGCTTACAAGGTTTGCAACAAGACTTGGATTGAGATCCCTTATATGGCTTAATCTTAGTGGTTGCACAAGGCTGGAGAGATTTCCAGAAATAGAGAAGAACAAGATGAAATCTTTGAAGTATTTGTATATGGGACAAAGTGGCATAAGAGAATTGCCTTCATCAATTGCGTATCTTACTGGGCTTTGGCAGTTGAACGCATGTGGTTGTGAGTTGCAAAATGTCCCCGACTTATCCGGAAGTCCAAACATAAGGGAGTTGGATCTAAGTTACTGCACAAGTTTGGTCGAGGTTGATGATTCGGTTGGATTCCTCGATAAACTTGAAAGTTTGTGTCTTTCTGGGTGCTTTGAGCTTACAAGGTTTCCAACAAGACTTGGATCGAGGTCCCTAagaacactttctctctcaggTTGCAGAAGGCTCGAGAGTTTCCCAGAAATATCCAACTCCCTAAAATGTTTGTATATAGGAGAAAGTGGCATAAGAGAATTGCCACCAATTGCTTATTTTACTGGGCTTGAGACATTGAACGCAAATGGTTGTGAGTTGCAAAATATCCAACTCCTCCCTGATGGAAAGAAGGTGAAGTTTGATGAAGTTTCATCCAGGCTGTCTCTTAATCTTTCAGGATGCAAGTTATCAGAAAGTGATTTCTTTGTGCCTCTTGATTGCTGGTCCACATTAAGAGAACTTGATCTGTCGAGAAACAATTTTGTTAGCCTTCCGGATTGTATTAGCGAAGCTGTCAACTTGAAGAAACTTTACTTGTGCGATTGCAAGAGGCTTCGAGAAATTCCAGTCCTTCCACCAAAACTAGAAGAGTTATATCTGGATGGTTGCACATCATTGGACAAAATTCCAAAACTGCCCCCGAGGCTTGGGCGTCTTAGATTGCGTAACTGCTCTGGACTAAGTGGTGATGAGGTGGCAAAGTTGTTAGTGGCAAAGTTGGAAAACGAGTGGTTGAATGAG GAAATATATTCGGAAGCTCAATTGAGCATTATTTACCCAGGCAATGAAGTTCCAAAGTGGTTCAGCTATACCTCTAACCATCCCACAACCATTCAACCTCTACCAGGATATGAATGGGATGAATATGAGAGGAAAGAAGAATTTGTTGGAGGCAGTGAATATCGTTTTGAAATTCCTCTAAAATTACAAGAGGGGGAGAAGTTATTAGGATTGGCTCTATCTTATGTTCTTGAACCATTTACTAATGATGAATATCCTGAAGATTCGGAAATTTTGATCGACGGAAAAATACTTGTGGACCATTTTAGATTCTATCGTGGGGACTTAAAGGCAACTCATGTGAGGCTTGCGTTAGTTGATGAACTTTGGTATGATGAGGACATGGATATTTGTCAAGTTGAATTTCTTTTCCCCAAAGGGTGTCCCATTAAAAGCTGCGGCGTGCACTGCCTATTGCGCAACCAAGACAGTGGATCCTCATATTCGGAGGATGAGGAGGATGAGGAGCAAGAGCAAGAGCAACCGTCCGACTCAGATATTGAGGAGGATGAGGATCCAATGCAGAGAGCCCAATttcagcagcagcaacagcaacaacagcaacaacaacagcagCAGTTGAGACAACAGCAATTTCAACAACCAATGCAGCCAGTATCTTCCATTAAGCGTCCCTATGATGGTGGTGTATGTGATCATAGGCTGAGGCAATATTTAGATCATCAGCGGCAACGGCCTGCT GTGAATCAGTTGGATCAAGTTGCTCAGAAATGCCAAAGCACAATAGCTGACAGTGGATCTGATGGGATTTCTCAGCAGGATCTACAAACAAACAGCAATAT GGTACCGACAGCTGGACGGCAGCTCGCAAAGAGTTTGGAGATGCAGGTATATGCTATTGCA ATCTCAGAGGTTGTCAATAGCATGAAGGACTTGGTTGACTTCTGCAGGGAGAACAAAGTTGGGCCAATTG AGGCCTTGAAGGTTTATCCTCGGCATGCCAGTGCAAACATCGACAATTCCACAGGTGGTGGTGTTAACAACACATACAACCAAAGAGCCCCGGATTTACCCTCAAACCTTCACTTGCAAGAGGACGGTTTTTTTAACAGCAATCCTGACGATAACATGTATCCTCAGATATCGTCAGATATCGTCTTGAGACCAACGAGTAGTCTTGGGAAGAGGCCCCATCCACGTGGATCCTCAGATATCGTCGATGATGAATATGATCATCCAAAACGCAGGCAGATTGATattgaggaggaagaggagcaAGAGCAACCGTCTGCTTCAGATGATCCGCAATTTCAGATTTCTTAG